TCCCAATACCGATAAAACGCCCTATAATGAATTATTGGCTCCTACTTTAGAAAATGATTTTTGGGCTTTATGGAGAGAGTATAAGCCATTTGGCGGAGGTTATATCACCGACTGGGGTGCACATATGTTTGATATAGTGCAGTGGGCTTTAGACATGGATAATTCTGGACCGGTGAAAGTAAGTGCTCCGCTATCAAAGAACATGTCGGGCGATATCCGTGGATTAAAGTACACCTACAAAAATGGAATTACGGTTACACATAAAGATTTTGGAAAGAATAATGGCATTCGTTTTATAGGTTCTGAAGGGACCTTGGATGTGCAAAGAAAAAAACTAGAAGAGCCTGATAACTTGAAAAAGGTAGTTATTAAGGAAACCGATATCAGGCTGAAACATCCTGAAAACCATTACATTGATTTTATCAATTCTATGAGGTCTAGAGAGCTGCCAATATGCGATGTAGAGATAGGACACAGAACGTCTTCCATGTGTAATATTGGAAATATAGCCTATGAACTAGGAGCGGAGCTAGACTGGAATCCAAAGAAAGAAACTTTCAAAAATAACGCTGCCGCCAATGCCCTCTTAGGAAGAGAAATGAGAGCAGAGCATGGTATAATAATTTGAAGTTTTTACTTCTTAAAAATACAAACCTCATCAATGTTAGTTGGTGAGGTTTTTTTGTGGCTTAAATGGTGGATAAAACTCAGAGGGGTTGAGAAGGGGCATACTTAGTGTCGTACGTAGGCTGGTGTGACCGGGCTGGCGTACCAGACCTCAGTCCATCAAGTTCTATTGATGGGTCGGGCTGCTCGATTTGTGGCTGGTGTTTTCATGGGTCTTCTCTTTAAATTTTGGTTCAATTCTAAAAATGTCAAAGTCGTTGTCGCTGGTAATCCTGTCAATAAATTCCTTCGTCCCTCCGATATAAGTAAATGTTAAGTCGTAATCCGTCACGATACACCATTCTTTATTGTCGGGATAAATTGCCGTTGGATTTTCTCTGATGTCTTTCTTGTTTTGAAGCTCGTGAAATTCAGAGAGGTGTCCACGGTAAATTATTTCGTTTTCCCATTTTTCTGTTTTGAGCAAACAATAGTAATAGTTTACCAAAGTGTCTCCATACAAGTCCGAAAGTTGATTTAGAATAAATGTCAATTCTTCCGTTTCGCAATTGCCTTCTCCAGGAAAACATAAGTATGGAGGCCATTCGTCTAAATGGATTTGTTTCTTGATTGCAATTTCTGTTTGGTTGGCTGTCTTTAGGTCAAAGTCTTTACCATAAATTTTAAAGAACTGTCGCGAAGTAAGTCTTTTGAAGTCGGACTTGTCTGCTTGTTCCTCCGTAATTGTCAGTCCAGACTCCACTAATTCTTTTACTTTCCAGTTAATCCAAAATGGACTTAGAACAATCGCATAGCTGTCAAAAAGTAGAGGACAACAAACTGTCAGTAAATACCAAAAAGCATTTTCATCAGTTTGCTCTCCGTCAACCAAAATGTTTGATCCGAGTGTCGCCTGTCTTGAAATCCAGTCTGGTAATATGTTGTCTGTCGTTGTCATTTTACACTTGTCGCTAACGATTGTATATCCGAACAAAAGTTGCAGATACTATTCTTAAATCCATACTAAACTAATAGGTTTTTAATGGCGGTCAAACGTTTTGCGACTGAGATGTTTGACAGCAAGCCATAGGCTTTATAAAGGCTACTTAAACTAAAGAGAGCGGACTTGTTTTCAATCTAGCTTCCTATCTCTCCCCAACAAACTCAAAAGGCTTCTTTAATCTAGCTTCAATAAATTTCTTGTTTTTGGTTATGACACCTTTTCAAGGACTCCCCAGAAAGTGGACAGTAAGATAAGGTAATTTGTAATTTTGAAGTGTTCAAGCAGATTCAGGCGGCAAAGTAATGGAGAAAAATCTGAGTGTTGTGTTTTAACTCCTTTAGGAATAGAAGAAGGAGACTGACTTCCTATTAAGCTTTATATCGCAGTGCCCCTTGCGAGACACTGCGAAGCGAATTATAGGTAGAAATAAAAAACGCTTAGTATTTGTGCAGATTTTCTAAGTCTAAGTTTTAGGATTCTGTCATCAATTGTGTTAAAACGTCCTTAAACACATCGGTAGGCTGGGCACCTGTAACGGCACTTTTTCTGTTAAAAACTATGGTAGGGACAGAGCTTATGCCTAGACTTTGCCAGTAAGCTTCTTTAGTTTTTACTTCTTTACGGGCAGTCTCATCATCTAACTTTGACAAGGCTTCTTCTGCATTTAAGCCTACATCTAGTAAAGCTTGCTTTAAGACGCTTCGCTGTGAAACATCTTTTCGCTCGCTAAAAAATGCTGTCATCAAACGCATCTTAAGTTCAGTCTGCTTGCCAAATGCGTGAGCATATTCCAATAAAACATGAGCTTCAAAGGTGTTTGCCATTCGCATTTCGTCAAAGTAATCGAAAGTGAAACCAACTTCTTCACCAGCATCAGTCATGTGCTGCTGTGAAGCCTTTTGTTGCTCTAACGTTGAGCTGTATTTTTCTGTAATATGCTCACGCAAATTTTGCCCTTCTGTTGGCATATTTGGGTTGAGTTCAAAAGGTTGCCACTCAATTTCTACTTGGTCTTGAATACCTAGTTCTGAGATAGCTTTTTCAAGACGTTTGTAACCAATAGTGCACCATGGACACACTACATCGGAAACAATATCAATTTTTATTTTCTCTGCCATTTTAATGCTTTTTGAAGTGAAGGTTAATTAAACTACTTCGCTAATTTGAACCTGTGGCTCCACATTAGTGAAGTTAGGAAGGTCTGCCAAAATCTCTTGTGCATTAGCTCCAAAAGAGCTTTGAAACGATTCTAAGGAGGCAAAAGTGACATTGGCAATCGCCACAAAAGGTGCTTTAGAACCTGGTGTTGCTCCAGATAATCCGAAATTTACGTCAGACGAAACAATAGCATCACCCAGTAAATCAGTGAGTAATTGACCATGTTTATTTGTATAATAGTCTTTATCAAACTTTAAATCAGCACTGTTTGGGTATAATACGGTTAACTTAATCATTTTTATAATTTGTTGTTTGAGATGGCTTTTCTAAGCAAAAAGCCATTTAGTAAACTGAAACTTTTCATTGAGAATACTCTTTTAGCCATCATAACCATCATCTTGTTCATAAAACCAGGAATAATCGTTGCCTTTTTTCCAATGTTGTTCAAAGCAATTTGTGCGGCTTCAGATGGCTGCATGCTTGTCATTGGTATTTTAGACCAGTCCACGCCATTGTTTGCCACCATGTTAGTGTCTGTTAAGCCAGGAGCTAGAACACTAATGTCTACATTGTTTAGTTTAAGTTCGGGATAGAGTGAAAGTGCAAGCTGATGCACATAGGCTTTAGTAGCAGCATAATTACTAAAGTAAGGGGAAGGCATTAAGCCAACCAAACTAGAAACGAGCAGAATCCCTCCTTTTTGAGCGGCTGACATTTTCTTAGCAAAATGATTCGTTAGCAAATACGTAGACGTGACGTTCAGCTTAATCATTTGCAATTCTTTAGCTTCAGAAATTTTGGTAAAACTTCCGTTGTTTTCCATTCCAGCACTGTGAATAAGCATTCCAATTTCTTGCTTATCTATTTCGTCTAAAAAGTCTAGCGTTGCTTTTTCATCGGACAAATCCACAGAGAAGGTTTGAGCTTCTATTTGATATTGTGCTGAAATTTCTTTGGCAATAGCACGTAGGTTTTCTTTATTTCTAGCTACTAAAATAGGTGCTATGCCTTGTTTGGCTAGCTCTAAAGCAAAGGCTTTTCCTATTCCTGAAGAGCCTCCAGTAACTACTGCTTTGTCTCCGTATTTCAACTTTAAATTTTGCATATCTTGGTTTTAGGTGTGTGAAAAACCTTCCGTATTTAAACGGAAGGTAGTCAATCAATTTGTGTCTGATTAAGACGCTACGTTTTCCTTAGACCAAGCGAAAGGTTGGAATGGAGCATCTACAGGTGTATTAGCAATATGGTTGGTATAGTTACTAATCACTTTTTGAGAAAGGCCTAAAATGATTTCTAACACTTGTCTTTCTTCATAGCCAGCGGCATAAAATGCTTGTAATTCTTCAGGTGTTA
This sequence is a window from Arcticibacterium luteifluviistationis. Protein-coding genes within it:
- a CDS encoding DsbA family oxidoreductase, which codes for MAEKIKIDIVSDVVCPWCTIGYKRLEKAISELGIQDQVEIEWQPFELNPNMPTEGQNLREHITEKYSSTLEQQKASQQHMTDAGEEVGFTFDYFDEMRMANTFEAHVLLEYAHAFGKQTELKMRLMTAFFSERKDVSQRSVLKQALLDVGLNAEEALSKLDDETARKEVKTKEAYWQSLGISSVPTIVFNRKSAVTGAQPTDVFKDVLTQLMTES
- a CDS encoding EthD family reductase gives rise to the protein MIKLTVLYPNSADLKFDKDYYTNKHGQLLTDLLGDAIVSSDVNFGLSGATPGSKAPFVAIANVTFASLESFQSSFGANAQEILADLPNFTNVEPQVQISEVV
- a CDS encoding SDR family NAD(P)-dependent oxidoreductase, whose amino-acid sequence is MQNLKLKYGDKAVVTGGSSGIGKAFALELAKQGIAPILVARNKENLRAIAKEISAQYQIEAQTFSVDLSDEKATLDFLDEIDKQEIGMLIHSAGMENNGSFTKISEAKELQMIKLNVTSTYLLTNHFAKKMSAAQKGGILLVSSLVGLMPSPYFSNYAATKAYVHQLALSLYPELKLNNVDISVLAPGLTDTNMVANNGVDWSKIPMTSMQPSEAAQIALNNIGKKATIIPGFMNKMMVMMAKRVFSMKSFSLLNGFLLRKAISNNKL